A segment of the Elaeis guineensis isolate ETL-2024a chromosome 6, EG11, whole genome shotgun sequence genome:
gtccaaaaattaaaatttgcaaATAGAGCTCAGGACAAATGAAAGGTATTCAAGTCCAAGTTATTAACATCAAGAAAGGAATTCAATGATACATTTTCCATCATaagtagtaaaattttattgcttAAATAAACTTGAATTATGCAAAGAGAAATATTTCTGAAGATTTTAGAATGAAATATTCATCCATAACCAAGGGGTTTAAAGCCCACAATCTCTTCGCTCTTGATCAGTAGCGAATACCGAGATGAACAAGTATCTCTGCTATCTTGGTTATCTTGGCAGAGACGGAAGGTTGGAAAATTTGGAAAGAATTGAGATATTCTGAGATCTCAATCAAGATATAGAGGCTGAGATTCTGAAATTCAATTGACATAGTAAAAAGTAGATTACAACCATTTTAGGGCattgattttaatatttaatataaacagTAAAAAAAACCTACTTAAGATTGGAAAAGAAAGGTCAAAAATTCTCAACTGATATATTGACATTGTATTGGTCAATATCTCAGGACACACACAAATACACACACAGAGATTGTACCAGTCAACACCTGGTACTAATACAACCGATATCTCAGCAGCTTCTGAATTTTCATCAGCTCATATTTTCAAACCAGGGCAACATCTGGTATTACTGCAGGCTTTTAAGATTCTTTTTACAGTATCATGTAGATTCCAATGTTTACCATTAAACCTGAAACCATGTTTGATGGCATTTATTTGGTTATCATCATTTCAGAATCCATTCAAAAGCATCTACCTTACAAATATATCTATATTCCAAACTCTACCATTTGCATAACTGTAGAGAATAAGTCTCTAGTTGGCTTACCCAGTGATGGAGACAGCTCTTTCCTTTAAGCAAAAACAGTGTTTTAGTTCCATCAcaatgtgtgtgtatgtgtgataaatcaataaataagATCAAGCAGAAAAGATAGAGTATGCCCACCGATAATCCTGTCAACTTAAGTAAGACTGatattaggatgctaaataagcTCAAGAAATACATTCTACTCAGAGAAAAACAGAAGCTTCTGCAACACACAAGAtacaatcaatttcagcatatagaAAAGGATAAAGATACAGAGCACCCCCCAGATTGCCGGATCTGATATGGCATGAACATGACAAAGGCAAATAGTAATATTTAACCCCCCAAAAAGGCAACAACCTCTACAAACCAAGCCAACCACCTGGTGCAATGTGTACAAACCGAGTGACATTCCGTAGCATTGCTCTGTAGCAAATAATAGAAGGTTTTGTAGcatataataaaagaaaaaaagggtcTAGATACCAGCAGTAATCAGGCTGGTTTCTGAAAGCAGCCATAGAATAAAAAGAATGATGACTATTAATACATGTCAACTTATTCCAATTCCAGCAATGGAGGTTCAAGGTTTTAGCATATGATAAGTTTCACATGACATGCTGGTTACTATAGCCCCAGATAACAATCTGTAATGAAAATAAGCAGTAAAAGCTTCCATGAATGCAGGAGATTCCAATCAAACTAagacgccaaaaaaaaaaaatccaaattcaGACCCGTACTGGATACCCAAGATTGAATGTGCAAGCTATAAACGTGAATTGACAAATACTTGAAAGTTTCAATGTATCAACTTCTGATGAAGATTTACCGCAAAAAGCAAAATCGCTAGTGAACGAGGACATTGCAATCAGACAGGGACCAACGGAAATGATGAGGCAACTTACCACCAGAAATCCAAGACCTAAGGAGCAACCTATAGAAGTACAAGTCCGAGCTCTGATGCTTTCAAAGGATTCCTGATCCGATAATTATATAGATAGTAATGCAGCTGCCCATCCCCAGGCCCAAACTTCAGTTCCTTGAGGAAAGACTCATTGTGCATGACATCAAGAGCATTGAAGACATCATAGGCCTTCTGTTTTGCCACAATAAGTGCATCATTCATCAGCTGAAGCAAAGGAGTCTTCGTGGACACATTGTAGTAAGAATACGCAGCCTTCAACACAGAGTAGTTCTGGTTGTTGAGAATTGAAGATGGAAGGGTGTAGAAGCTGCAGAAGTCTGTGACTTCATGTCTCTCAGGGCTCTCAACCAAGTAACTATCCACCACATTCTCCAATGGAAGAAGCCAATGTTCGACATCGTTCtcatcaaaatcaggtgcgaccACAAACTGGCTCAAGTACTGCCTCAGCAACCGGGTGACCGCTGGAACATCACGGAGCTCCATTTTCCTGAATCCCGGGGTCACAGTGGATTCAGGCAGCTTGTAGAGCCTAATTGTCCGGTTCATGGTCATCCGTGCTCCAAGCCTGGAGAACCCTACATCAATGAGCTTCTTCGGGTTCAGCGACCGGTGCCAGTACCGGCACGTCGTGACGGGTGTCGGGAGGACCACGCCGGCCGTGTACGCCGCCTGCCAGATATTCTCGAGGTGGACCCTCCTGGTTACCTCCTTGATCATCACAGGTGCAAGCCGCTTCGACCGCAGCTTCTTGTGGACGCACAGGAAGTTGATCTCCGCCATGCGAACGATGTCATCCCTCACCCGGATCCTCGCCGGCACGCCAGTGATGAAAGCCACGAGCTTTTTGCTGGCCTTCACCCGGACGCCGATGTGCCAGGCCTTGTAGTAGCCCGGGGGGCGGAGAGCCCACCGGAGGAACTCCTTGGAGTAGTTGAACC
Coding sequences within it:
- the LOC105047642 gene encoding LOW QUALITY PROTEIN: glycylpeptide N-tetradecanoyltransferase 1 (The sequence of the model RefSeq protein was modified relative to this genomic sequence to represent the inferred CDS: inserted 1 base in 1 codon), producing MAVGESSSXGSSAESENPKADQSPRSLDSSPPLAAAEADGAIETFARRVQETLSLGKRHRFWETQPVGQFKDLGDPSLSEGPIEPPTPLSDVKPEPYNLPAQYEWTTCDMDDDQTCGEVYNLLTSNYVEDDENMFRFNYSKEFLRWALRPPGYYKAWHIGVRVKASKKLVAFITGVPARIRVRDDIVRMAEINFLCVHKKLRSKRLAPVMIKEVTRRVHLENIWQAAYTAGVVLPTPVTTCRYWHRSLNPKKLIDVGFSRLGARMTMNRTIRLYKLPESTVTPGFRKMELRDVPAVTRLLRQYLSQFVVAPDFDENDVEHWLLPLENVVDSYLVESPERHEVTDFCSFYTLPSSILNNQNYSVLKAAYSYYNVSTKTPLLQLMNDALIVAKQKAYDVFNALDVMHNESFLKELKFGPGDGQLHYYLYNYRIRNPLKASELGLVLL